TTACAACATCACTTTTTGTCGACGGATCAACGAGGTAGAGGAGAGGCGCAAGCTGAGACAAACTTTCTGAAGGCGCGTTGTGGTGCCCACAGAGAGAAGGTCATCTGGTAATAAACTTTATTTGACGTAGCAGTCTTCGAATCATTGCGATCCAACTGTCTATCATGAACTTGGCAAGTATGCATATATAGCTTCGCGGCAATAATGCCATGATTAAAACTATATGCTTTACCTTTTGTAGATTAAGGGATAAGCTAGAAACCATCTCAAAGGCTCAACAAGATTGGCAGATTATGACTAAGCTAGTGAGGGGCGAGCATCGGTTCCAATTCGACTTGAAAAGCAGCCTGAACCAATTCGTTCTCAAGTGAACCGAGTAAGTTCATTGATAAATGCCCTACGATCCTCGCATTAACCATCTGAACTGCTCGTTCTCCCGAGGATCTTTCCCCGGACAAAATCGACTTTTGATGCCAAGTGACTCTGAAGAGCTTGAAGTACTTCAGCCATTTTACCAAAGGATGCTAATGTACCAATTATTCCAATTTAtctttaaaatgaataaaaaaaactagcaacccAATTTCTAGATCTATCTTGGAACTGGTTCGTTCAGTTCAAGACTGGTTCCAAAGGGTCCTGATTTGAATCGTGTTCCAAAAATCCGGAACCATCCctgatagggtaggttccatATTATTGCAAATCGAATCGATCATTCCTAAGGTCGGTGACCTAATGGTCACACATCTCTTGGAGGTGGGCCATTGATTCCCTCTAGGATTTAGGAATGTCACATaccaagaggaaaaaaaaaaccacatttCTACTCTAATTTCCCCGTCAACTATTTGATAGCCAAGCTTCCTGTGAGGATAAAAAATGCAACTTTTAGCACCGTCCTTGAACTATTAAATTCTTTTGTATGTTAGTACACACATTTAGAGGTATTTCAGAATCACGAGTCCAATGTTCGATTCCCCTTCAATCGATAAATGGGCTTTCCCTATAAGCGCGTGCCAAGCTTTAACCATTCTTTCATTGACCCGTGTCGAGTTTGCACACGCTAAGCCATGTTCATCTTGATTACCCTTTTTAAGTGTAAAAGAGAGGGTTGATCAAGAAGTAAAATGGAAAACATGTCAGTTCTGAAATGAACTTGAAATGAATTGAGCAGAATCCCATTGGAATCTCTATAATTCCCTTTGCTTCCTTGTTGCTGCTCTAAATTCAACATAGAACTTTCACGTGGGTTTGACAGTTCATAATAAGATCAGATGTATGCGCATGATAGTTATGGAGTTAGCATAGCTGATTAAAAGTTAATTCTCTCACTGtcagaaaaagataaaagctCACGTGAATGAACCATATAGCTGGTAGAGATGGACGGTTGAGAGCCAATTGAGAACATCATCTCATATCAAAAGATAGCTAAACATACAGATGGAtcaatattctctctctctcgccttctctccctctctcaaggACATGACAAAAACTATAAGCTAAACTCAGAAAATAGAAGTGGTGTTGGGGTAAATTGGAAAAATGGAAATAGACAATTTGGGGGCGATTGTGCATTTCAGTTCCTATCTCCTCTGCCTACTAGGAAAATCCCCAAAGCTTCTTTAGGAGTGACATTTGAAGCTTTTCTTTGGCATGACTTTGAGATTTTGTGAATTCCCGATCGCTAATTGCAGGAAAATCAGGAGGAAATTCAAGGGTTGCGAAGGCCGTGGTGAGGGTGTTGGAGCGGTGGAGATGCAGTGACGTTGAGGGGGTGGGGCGTCGGCGGGGGAAGCGTAGGAGGAGGGCATTGGTAGCACTTGGTGAAGAGCCCGAACGTGTCGATCTGGTGGACGAAATTGGTCACGCTTGCCCACCCGCCAAACCCGAACCCGACCACCAGCACCCACCCGACCACGAACATGTTGATCGTGTATGCTCCGATCCACCGGCCCACGAATTTCGGGGGTTGCTCCACTGCGTTCTGCACCACACAACAATAAAGATGCCCTTAGGAAAATCGTTTCATGAAAATTTCTACGATACCTTGAGATTAAATTCTACATTTTGAATGATTTCATATTTCACCATGTAAGTAATGAAATTTGTATGATACTCTGATGAGCAGATTCTCTTCTGTTTTCTGACTGGTACCTTGTCCCATCCATGTTCAACTTACCTTGTCTCGGTTAAAAAAAAGCATGGAGTCTCGCCACactcagaaaaagaaaagagtagaaaaaaatgaagtttttAACGACTGTTTAGAAAGGGTCAGTTGACATTACTCTTTTCTAAGCATCATCATTTGAAAACCAGCAGGTGTTccgacaaagaaaaaaaaaagaacaataaaattgCAATCCTTAAAAATTCATCTTACGCtatattaataaagaaaaacagtaCAAAAGATGGCAAGAAAAAGGTAGAAATCTCAGAAAATCAGAAGTCATAGGAGAAAGGACCGGGTCTGGCCTGCTGGACTATGACCACACGCCATCACTTCTGTTTCTTCTAGGCATTAAAGCAAACgtgcagaaagaaaaagatagagacagagagacagagagattttctctttaattctTTCACTAATTCAGTCAAAACTTTCAGAGACAACGACTGAGACACTGACAAAAAGCATCCAGGGCCAGTGCCACTTTCTACAACGTTGAACTAGGGAAACTAGTGAGAGAAATCAGGGTGAAACATAGCGATTTTGTTACCTCTCTAGCAGCTGAGGATTTGAAGGTGCAGATGTGGGCGAGGGCGGGGATGATGTAGACGGTGAAGCTGACGAGGAGGGACCCAACGGTGGAGTTGATGGGGCCGAAGAAAGGGAAGATGATGGCCAGGAACCAGATCGGGACGACCACCGGCAGCCTTGCCGCCGCCCGCTTGCAGAGGCTCTTGCACTCATGCATCCCGATCGCCTTCTCCCACACGAAGTAGAGCGGCGTGCAGGCGAACCCGAATGTGATAAACTGCATGCCCAAGCAATGTACATCATCAATGCATAGGATACACAATTATAGTAGACAAAGATGCTACGGTCATGGAAGATTGATCAAATCTACTATCGACATTATATTTTCTGATAATTCTTTATCTACTATAAGCTTAAGAACTATAGAgtaaactaaattgaacacgAAGCATCATCAATAGGACTAAGCTCACCTGGTGAATGAGCATCAAAATGACGGCCATGTCGCGGAACGGCGACctggggaggagagagaaggcgTTGGCGTGGTTGAGGAGCATGTCTCCGAACGCCCAGTagaccgccgccgccgacgggAGGGTCAGGGTCATCACGTACAACGTCGCCCACAGATATATAGCCTTGAACTTCTGGGGCTTCCACATCGCGTGCATAATTTCCCTACACCAAGAAgcgaaattaattttgaaaatattgttatattttatttttggttttttttttttttttttgcaattctaCTGTCTTCGTAAGTAAGCATTTACTTGTTCCCTGTAAAGAGccatatttcattaatttttcttttgggtccctcaactttttattattatttgtttttccgGGACAACATTAATGCCAGCTTCTAAAGCTAAGATTCTTTCATGGAAACGGATCCCTTTTGGCATGCCCTCGTgataaaagcaaaagcaaacaTGAGAAAGATCCCTTGACTTTTTACTCCATAAAGGAAAAATCTACATTTTACCAACAAGGAccataattactttttttttatgtcattttcacCCCCCCTTCTTTTCCCAATCCTACAGGAAAAAGAAGCGCAAGGGGGTCAGATCATGTCCTCTCAAGAAGCGCAAGCTCTCTAAGCTCCCAGTCATTTTCAGACCGGCTTTATAAGATAATGTTTTCAAGCGAATTATTAAGAAACAACAAAGAAGGACATGAACGTGAAGATTTGTAAATAACGTAAAAGACAGGGACCGgaaaataaatagaataaaTCCCTGG
This Eucalyptus grandis isolate ANBG69807.140 chromosome 7, ASM1654582v1, whole genome shotgun sequence DNA region includes the following protein-coding sequences:
- the LOC104453418 gene encoding auxin transporter-like protein 5; this encodes MASDKVVETVIVGNYVEMETEEGKPQSIKNKMSNFFWHGGSAYDAWFSCASNQVAQVLLTLPYSFSQLGMLSGILFQLFYGLLGSWTAYLISTLYVEYRTRKEREKVDFRNHVIQWFEVLDGLLGRHWRNVGLAFNCTFLLFGSVIQLIACASNIYYINDNLDKRTWTYIFGACCATTVFIPSFHNYRIWSFLGLVMTTYTAWYLTVASLLHGQVEGVKHSGPTKMVLYFTGATNILYTFGGHAVTVEIMHAMWKPQKFKAIYLWATLYVMTLTLPSAAAVYWAFGDMLLNHANAFSLLPRSPFRDMAVILMLIHQFITFGFACTPLYFVWEKAIGMHECKSLCKRAAARLPVVVPIWFLAIIFPFFGPINSTVGSLLVSFTVYIIPALAHICTFKSSAARENAVEQPPKFVGRWIGAYTINMFVVGWVLVVGFGFGGWASVTNFVHQIDTFGLFTKCYQCPPPTLPPPTPHPLNVTASPPLQHPHHGLRNP